A portion of the Bubalus kerabau isolate K-KA32 ecotype Philippines breed swamp buffalo chromosome 1, PCC_UOA_SB_1v2, whole genome shotgun sequence genome contains these proteins:
- the CDKN1B gene encoding cyclin-dependent kinase inhibitor 1B, which produces MSNVRVSNGSPSLERMDARQAEYPKPSACRNLFGPVNHEELTRDLEKHCRDMEEASQRKWNFDFKNHKPLEGKYEWQEVEKGSLPEFYHRPPRPPKGACKVPAQEGQDASGARPAVPLLGSQANPEDTHLVDQKTDAQDSQTGLAEQCPGIRKRPAADDSSPQNKRANRTDENVSDGSPNAGSVEQTPKKPGLRRRQT; this is translated from the exons ATGTCAAACGTGCGAGTGTCTAACGGGAGCCCGAGCCTGGAGCGGATGGACGCCAGACAGGCGGAGTACCCCAAGCCTTCGGCTTGCAGAAACCTCTTTGGCCCGGTCAATCACGAAGAGTTAACCCGGGACTTGGAGAAGCACTGCAGAGACATGGAAGAGGCCAGCCAGCGCAAGTGGAATTTTGATTTTAAGAATCACAAGCCCCTGGAGGGCAAGTACGAGTGGCAGGAGGTAGAAAAGGGCAGCCTGCCCGAGTTCTACCACAGACCCCCGCGGCCACCCAAAGGCGCCTGCAAGGTGCCGGCGCAGGAAGGCCAGGATGCCAGCGGGGCCCGCCCGGCGGTCCCTTTACTTGGGTCTCAGGCAAACCCAGAGGACACGCATTTGGTCGATCAGAAGACTGATGCCCAGGACAGCCAGACCGGGTTAGCGGAGCAGTGCCCTGGGATAAGGAAGCGACCTGCCGCAGATG ATTCCTCTCCTCAAAACAAAAGAGCCAACAGAACAGATGAAAATGTTTCAGACGGTTCCCCCAACGCCGGTTCAGTGGAGCAGACGCCCAAGAAGCCTGGCCTCAGAAGGCGTCAGACGTAA